The segment TCAGCCTCCGGAGTTTCTGGATCCTCGGTAAGGAAAGCCCCGGCTTCGAGCCCGATCACGTGCTGACCGCACGGCTGGTTCTGCCCGACACGAAGTATCCGGAGGGTGCGGCACAGGTCGATTTCGGGAAAAGACTTCTCGAGGAGGTCCGGGCGCTTCCTGGAGTGCGCTCCGCAAGCCTCATTGCTCCCATGCCGCTCACTTCGGTCGGCTTCGGACTCACGATCCAGATTCCAGATCGCGAGCCGCCGGCCGATGGGCAGCCACTTTCCTCGAACTGGCGGGCGGTGACGCCGGGCTACTTCTCGACCATGGGAATCCCCCTCCTCGCGGGACGCGACATCGAGGAAAGCGACATGGACCTTTCGGAGCACGATGGCCGATCGGTCCTGGTCGTCAACGAAACCTTTGCGCGCAACGTATTCCCCGGCGAAGACCCGCTGGGGAAGTCGGTGCGCATCGGTTATGACGATCTCTTGTGCGAGATCGTTGGAGTCGTGGGAGATGTTCGCCACGAGGATCTCGCCACGGCTTCCGGAGAAGAAATGTATACGCCGTTTTGGGCGACGCCCCTTCCCGAGATGAACCTCGCTCTGGCGGCTTCCTCCGATCCGGAGTCGCTGACGGCGTCGCTGCGCGAGGCGGTACGGAGGGTCGACCCCGAGCAGCCGGTTTTCGGAATCCACGCCATGCGCGATCTGGTGCGGGCGTCCGTCGCTTCCCGTCGTTTCGTCATGACGCTTCTCCTTGCGTTCGCACTTACCGCGCTTCTCCTAGCGGCTCTCGGTATCTATTCGGTCGTGTCTTATGGTGTCGTCCAAAGAACCCGAGAGATCGGAGTGCGGGTTGCTCTCGGCGCAAGCGGCCCCGGGATCCTGAGGCTCGTTCTGGAACAAGGCCTGGCCATGGCGGGAACCGGAGCCCTCCTGGGTCTTGCCAGCGCTTTCCTCCTGAGCCGGTTTCTCGAGAGCCAACTGTACGGAGTCTCCGCTACCGACTTCGGCACCTATGCCGTGGTGTCGGGAGGTCTCGTACTCGTCGCTCTCGGCGCGACTGCTTTCCCCGCCATCAGGGCCTC is part of the Vicinamibacteria bacterium genome and harbors:
- a CDS encoding ADOP family duplicated permease, coding for RHLQLNGRTHAVVGVLPAGFAFPTTGVELYVPAAFSEMELSSPAGHFLDGAVGRLAPGVSADAATAEADGILRRAVESFADHRGVHGATASPLQGFFLKDYHSALLVLVASVGFVLLIACANVANLLLVRAAERRREIAVRAALGAARARLVRQLLTESTLLSLLGGAWGLLVALWGVDLVVRLSPRDVPRIESVAVDWAVFAFASAISLGAGLLFGVVPALEASRSRVERSLHETTRGEASGSRDSRSRNFLVSLEVALALVLLVGAGLSLRSFWILGKESPGFEPDHVLTARLVLPDTKYPEGAAQVDFGKRLLEEVRALPGVRSASLIAPMPLTSVGFGLTIQIPDREPPADGQPLSSNWRAVTPGYFSTMGIPLLAGRDIEESDMDLSEHDGRSVLVVNETFARNVFPGEDPLGKSVRIGYDDLLCEIVGVVGDVRHEDLATASGEEMYTPFWATPLPEMNLALAASSDPESLTASLREAVRRVDPEQPVFGIHAMRDLVRASVASRRFVMTLLLAFALTALLLAALGIYSVVSYGVVQRTREIGVRVALGASGPGILRLVLEQGLAMAGTGALLGLASAFLLSRFLESQLYGVSATDFGTYAVVSGGLVLVALGATAFPAIRASRVDPIIALRHE